The Mycolicibacterium smegmatis genome has a window encoding:
- a CDS encoding thioredoxin family protein — MSSSMAAAVAVLIAALVLAYVIGRVLTRRSGRVRQTGPGSAVGAETDAVAQAEAERNLTDLGLSRTGPTILHFSAEWCGPCAGVRRVVDQVCAELPAIAHVEIDMDANPQAARRLSVLSLPTTFIFDARGHQRYRTSGVPRAADLRTAVEPLLA, encoded by the coding sequence ATGAGCTCATCGATGGCGGCAGCCGTCGCGGTGCTGATCGCGGCGCTCGTGCTGGCCTATGTGATCGGGCGCGTGCTGACCCGCCGGTCCGGCCGCGTTCGCCAGACGGGCCCGGGTTCTGCCGTCGGTGCCGAGACCGACGCGGTTGCCCAGGCCGAGGCGGAACGCAACCTCACCGATCTGGGGCTGTCGCGCACCGGCCCGACGATCCTGCACTTCAGCGCCGAGTGGTGCGGACCGTGCGCAGGCGTGCGCCGTGTGGTCGACCAGGTGTGCGCCGAGTTGCCCGCCATAGCGCACGTCGAGATCGACATGGACGCGAATCCCCAAGCCGCCAGGCGCCTTTCGGTGCTGTCGTTGCCGACGACGTTCATCTTCGATGCGCGCGGCCACCAGCGGTACCGCACCAGCGGCGTCCCCAGGGCCGC